In Pyramidobacter piscolens W5455, the following proteins share a genomic window:
- a CDS encoding type IV pilus twitching motility protein PilT produces the protein MPEPDLWALFDEAAERRASDVHLSCGRAPLFRVDGRLEDGGRAVVGREWLLASIRRMLSAAEWDDWELNKSVSAAHEFGAPSAPRRFRLSCFRSMGQPAAAIRLIPARIPAPEQCGLPAVLKGLCAKGHGLLLFTGPSGSGKSTALASLVDWLNETCRIHIVTLEDPIEFVHEGKRALLHQRQIGRDCPSFAAGLRDALRQDPDVIGIGEMRDGETISAAITAAETGHLVLATLHAPDAPQAVERIIDAFPAAQQAQVRAQTALSLAGVCAMRLVPQRAGGRCLATEMLVATPAVRSAIRESRTAQLKTILQTSRRDGMYTMEQSLLKLVEQKRIAPEAALAGAFDGEEMKRLLDGRSMPS, from the coding sequence ATGCCGGAACCTGATCTGTGGGCTTTGTTTGACGAAGCGGCGGAACGCCGGGCCAGCGACGTTCATCTTTCCTGCGGCCGCGCGCCGTTGTTCCGCGTCGACGGCCGGCTCGAGGACGGCGGGCGCGCCGTGGTCGGCCGGGAATGGCTGCTGGCGTCCATCAGGCGGATGCTCTCCGCGGCGGAATGGGACGACTGGGAACTGAATAAAAGCGTCAGCGCCGCGCATGAATTCGGTGCTCCCTCCGCGCCGAGGCGATTCCGCCTCAGCTGTTTCCGGAGCATGGGGCAGCCCGCGGCGGCGATCCGGTTGATCCCCGCCCGAATCCCGGCGCCGGAACAGTGCGGTTTGCCGGCAGTTTTGAAAGGACTCTGCGCGAAAGGCCACGGCCTTTTGCTGTTCACCGGGCCGTCCGGGAGCGGCAAGAGCACGGCGCTGGCCTCTCTGGTTGACTGGCTCAACGAGACGTGCCGCATCCACATCGTGACGCTGGAAGATCCCATTGAGTTCGTGCACGAGGGCAAACGGGCGCTGCTTCACCAGCGTCAGATCGGTCGCGATTGCCCGAGCTTCGCGGCCGGCCTGCGGGATGCTTTGAGGCAGGACCCCGACGTGATCGGAATCGGGGAAATGCGCGACGGCGAGACGATTTCCGCCGCCATTACGGCCGCCGAAACCGGCCATCTGGTGCTGGCGACGCTGCACGCGCCGGACGCGCCTCAGGCCGTCGAACGCATCATCGACGCCTTTCCGGCGGCGCAGCAGGCGCAGGTCCGCGCGCAGACGGCGCTTTCGCTGGCGGGCGTATGCGCGATGCGGCTGGTTCCGCAGCGCGCGGGCGGCCGCTGTCTGGCCACGGAAATGCTCGTCGCCACGCCGGCGGTTCGAAGCGCGATCCGCGAGTCGCGCACGGCGCAGCTGAAGACGATACTGCAAACGTCGCGGCGCGACGGCATGTACACGATGGAGCAGTCTTTGCTGAAGCTCGTCGAGCAGAAACGCATCGCGCCGGAAGCCGCCCTTGCCGGCGCGTTTGACGGCGAAGAGATGAAGCGTCTTTTGGACGGGCGGTCGATGCCGTCATGA
- a CDS encoding GspE/PulE family protein — MTLSESGALPPSRVALARLHPSPEALRLISFETAARLCVLPLTIAADGHLRVMAEEPRRLPCADELQTLTRRRVELIPSTVPDLAAEIRRAYQFSGRIARLSADYLHDERNDEAAPERLDDASPVSQIVESMIAQAIGERASDIHIEPGEKESRVRFRIDGRLVDAVRFPAAIHRAVTARVKIMAGMDIAESRLPQDGRILRDVDGRKVDFRISTLPSVRGEKTVLRLLDRERALRGLEGLGCEGAELARIKNLLKIPNGIILNTGPTGSGKTTTLYAMLERLNLAEFNAVTVEDPVEYDIPGVTQVQVNERSGLSFAAALRSILRQDPDIVMLGEIRDGETALLAVRAALTGHVVLSTLHTNDAASAALRLIDMGAPAFLVASALRGVMAQRLVRKLCPHCRQPYALPERECERLELPRGSVFYRPVGCPRCDGRGYAGRTAIFEVLAVDEEISALIAREESVSALRKAAVRKGMRTLERGGIAKALAGVTSYEEVFGAIDVR, encoded by the coding sequence ATGACGCTCAGCGAGAGCGGCGCTCTGCCGCCGTCCCGCGTGGCGCTGGCGAGACTGCATCCTTCGCCGGAAGCGCTGCGGCTGATCTCGTTCGAAACGGCGGCGCGGCTTTGCGTCCTGCCGCTGACGATCGCTGCCGACGGACATCTGCGCGTCATGGCGGAGGAGCCGCGGCGTCTGCCCTGCGCCGACGAACTGCAGACGCTGACGCGCCGGCGGGTGGAACTGATCCCCTCGACCGTTCCCGATCTTGCGGCCGAGATCCGCCGCGCCTATCAATTCTCCGGACGCATCGCCCGCCTCTCCGCGGATTATCTGCACGACGAGAGGAACGACGAAGCGGCGCCGGAACGGCTGGACGACGCTTCGCCGGTTTCCCAGATCGTGGAGAGCATGATCGCTCAGGCGATCGGCGAACGTGCCTCCGACATCCACATCGAACCGGGCGAAAAAGAGTCGCGAGTCCGTTTTCGCATCGACGGCCGGCTTGTGGACGCGGTCCGTTTCCCGGCGGCGATCCACCGGGCCGTGACGGCGCGCGTCAAGATCATGGCGGGAATGGACATCGCCGAGAGCCGCCTTCCCCAGGACGGCCGCATTTTACGGGACGTCGACGGGCGCAAAGTCGATTTCCGCATTTCCACGCTTCCCTCCGTCCGCGGCGAGAAAACGGTCCTGCGCCTTCTCGACCGCGAGCGGGCGCTGCGCGGGCTCGAAGGGCTGGGATGCGAGGGCGCGGAGCTGGCGCGGATCAAGAATCTGCTGAAGATCCCCAACGGCATCATCCTCAACACCGGTCCCACCGGCAGCGGCAAGACCACGACGCTGTACGCCATGCTGGAGCGGCTGAACCTCGCCGAGTTCAACGCCGTGACCGTGGAGGATCCCGTGGAATACGACATTCCCGGCGTCACTCAGGTGCAGGTCAACGAGCGCAGCGGGCTGAGTTTCGCCGCGGCGCTGCGTTCCATCCTGCGCCAGGATCCTGACATCGTCATGCTGGGAGAGATCCGCGACGGCGAAACGGCGCTGCTCGCCGTCCGCGCCGCGCTGACCGGTCATGTCGTCCTCAGCACGCTGCACACCAACGACGCCGCCAGCGCGGCGCTGCGCCTGATCGACATGGGCGCGCCCGCCTTCCTCGTGGCTTCGGCGCTGCGCGGCGTGATGGCTCAGCGCCTGGTGCGCAAACTCTGCCCTCATTGCCGGCAGCCCTACGCTCTGCCCGAACGCGAATGCGAGCGCCTGGAACTTCCGCGCGGCAGCGTGTTTTACCGGCCTGTCGGCTGCCCGCGGTGCGACGGCCGGGGATATGCGGGACGGACGGCGATCTTTGAGGTCCTCGCCGTCGACGAAGAAATCTCCGCTCTGATCGCGCGCGAGGAAAGCGTCTCCGCGCTGCGCAAGGCGGCCGTCCGCAAAGGGATGAGGACGCTGGAACGTGGCGGCATCGCCAAAGCGCTGGCCGGCGTGACGAGTTACGAAGAAGTTTTCGGCGCCATCGACGTGAGGTGA
- a CDS encoding PilC/PilY family type IV pilus protein: protein MGFLAVLLLFSAETLRAEVPALPIKRRELSSFSRNSEWELTGTPLPFRENGRRGGYVPLRRERPSPRGDEGKIQKRLFGDASGTERLVWESSVEFPRRVLIAPCGRDGPAAGELRPLGGYDPAAGSYFGVDEALWDEWRARLRETTPGAPFPAAMVGAENSLYVQTDDGLICAFDAVTGKERWAFAPPQLCWRTRAEALVRAKSLTELPWLAAGGLTAERVTVSSRERILLWGTLGLGARALFCLDVTDPLAPSFLWGREDLENGACLCWGGAEDGRSPLGYAAAAPLAFPLAGKWSLLVPSGVGARGRLLSYDALSGKLTGQSEGGGNAELCLPPLGLNDSSASLRRVALCDSRGGVQIFLRRTEGFRFSERIDLEKITLFDKLNFRFAPIPCVLPRGLWLAFVGENGADTLVAAAPAGLKDLRWSAAPWRGGGWGWWLELKGFHDVVSALFYDGLLYILGREEERRVLQVVDLTPGKLAAAETLSDKAAGLAVRDGKVVVLENGADGPASVPVSSALPAPSSGIYYTLYR from the coding sequence GTGGGATTTCTCGCAGTCCTGTTGTTGTTCTCGGCGGAAACTCTGCGGGCCGAAGTGCCGGCGCTGCCGATAAAGCGGCGGGAACTTTCCAGCTTCTCGCGGAATTCGGAATGGGAACTGACGGGGACGCCTTTGCCTTTCCGGGAGAACGGACGCCGCGGCGGTTACGTGCCGCTGCGGCGGGAACGCCCAAGCCCCCGCGGCGACGAGGGCAAGATACAAAAGCGTCTTTTCGGCGACGCGTCCGGAACCGAACGGCTCGTCTGGGAGTCGTCCGTCGAGTTTCCGCGCCGGGTACTCATCGCGCCGTGCGGGCGCGACGGGCCGGCGGCGGGGGAGTTGCGTCCGCTTGGCGGGTACGACCCCGCGGCGGGAAGTTACTTCGGCGTCGATGAAGCGCTCTGGGACGAATGGCGCGCGCGGCTTCGGGAGACGACGCCGGGCGCGCCGTTTCCGGCCGCCATGGTTGGCGCGGAAAACTCTCTGTACGTCCAGACCGACGACGGGCTGATATGCGCCTTCGACGCGGTGACGGGAAAAGAACGCTGGGCTTTTGCGCCGCCTCAGCTCTGCTGGAGAACGCGGGCGGAGGCCCTTGTGCGGGCGAAGTCCCTGACGGAGCTGCCCTGGCTGGCGGCCGGCGGTTTGACGGCGGAGCGGGTGACCGTTTCCTCGCGGGAACGGATTTTGCTGTGGGGCACTTTGGGGCTGGGGGCCCGCGCCCTTTTCTGCCTCGACGTGACCGATCCCCTCGCGCCTTCTTTTCTCTGGGGGCGCGAGGATCTGGAAAACGGCGCCTGTCTCTGCTGGGGCGGCGCCGAGGACGGCCGTTCGCCGCTCGGGTATGCCGCGGCGGCGCCGCTGGCGTTTCCCCTCGCCGGAAAATGGTCTCTGCTGGTGCCTTCCGGCGTCGGCGCGCGGGGGCGGCTGCTGAGCTACGACGCTTTGAGCGGGAAACTGACGGGACAGAGCGAGGGCGGCGGCAACGCGGAACTCTGCCTGCCGCCGCTGGGGCTGAACGATTCGTCCGCAAGTTTGCGGCGCGTGGCGCTCTGCGACAGCCGCGGCGGCGTGCAGATTTTTCTGCGCCGGACGGAAGGCTTTCGGTTTTCCGAACGCATCGATCTGGAAAAGATAACGCTCTTCGATAAGTTGAATTTCCGTTTCGCGCCGATCCCCTGCGTTTTGCCCCGCGGGCTGTGGCTGGCTTTCGTCGGCGAGAACGGCGCGGACACTCTGGTCGCGGCCGCGCCGGCGGGGCTGAAAGATCTGCGCTGGAGCGCGGCCCCCTGGCGCGGCGGCGGCTGGGGCTGGTGGCTGGAGCTCAAAGGTTTTCATGACGTCGTCAGCGCGCTTTTCTATGACGGGCTGCTCTACATCCTGGGGCGGGAAGAGGAGCGCCGCGTTTTGCAGGTCGTCGATCTGACGCCCGGCAAACTCGCGGCTGCGGAAACGCTCTCCGACAAGGCGGCCGGTCTGGCGGTCCGGGACGGCAAAGTCGTGGTGCTGGAAAACGGCGCGGACGGGCCGGCCTCCGTTCCCGTCTCGTCGGCTCTGCCGGCGCCGTCGTCGGGAATTTATTATACGCTCTACAGGTAA
- a CDS encoding type II secretion system protein J, whose protein sequence is MTLVEVLAALPLFVLLSGGALFVMQNAVESFHRSEDYLSEPGWSSAERVFAFLETPVKHCGAGLPGRWQADLFSPPLPLNSMPPWSLWQKSVSVGDSVGGYSFRSTGADWGNTLRLVSCVPTGSILLKRLQAEANVSVKSLFSGAVKEENTADARLSVSWLLFPGTEVPVRIVREAAGESPTVTARESLAVPWGTPVCRLLAMTVFVKNGTVYVDYHDGSHEQPVFRDVQALGFRFDEDRRLLCVKVQFAAGERMLEASRTWKLGF, encoded by the coding sequence ATGACGCTTGTCGAGGTTCTGGCGGCGCTTCCTCTTTTTGTTTTGCTGAGCGGCGGCGCTCTTTTCGTCATGCAGAATGCCGTCGAGTCCTTCCACCGCAGCGAGGATTATCTCTCGGAACCCGGCTGGAGCAGCGCGGAACGCGTTTTCGCTTTTCTGGAAACCCCGGTGAAGCATTGCGGCGCCGGGCTGCCCGGGCGTTGGCAGGCGGATCTGTTTTCGCCGCCGTTGCCGTTGAACTCCATGCCGCCCTGGTCGCTCTGGCAGAAAAGCGTTTCCGTCGGCGACTCCGTTGGCGGATACAGTTTCCGTTCCACCGGCGCCGACTGGGGGAACACGCTCCGTCTCGTTTCCTGCGTGCCGACGGGAAGCATCTTGCTGAAAAGGCTTCAGGCGGAAGCGAACGTTTCGGTGAAAAGTCTGTTCTCCGGCGCCGTCAAGGAGGAGAACACGGCGGACGCCAGGCTGTCGGTCAGCTGGCTTCTGTTCCCGGGGACGGAGGTGCCAGTGCGGATCGTTCGCGAAGCGGCAGGCGAATCTCCGACGGTGACGGCGCGGGAATCCCTTGCCGTGCCGTGGGGAACTCCGGTCTGCCGGCTTTTGGCGATGACGGTCTTCGTCAAAAATGGAACGGTCTATGTCGATTATCACGACGGCAGTCATGAACAGCCGGTGTTTCGCGACGTGCAGGCGCTCGGGTTTCGCTTTGACGAAGACAGGCGTCTGCTCTGCGTCAAAGTGCAGTTCGCCGCCGGAGAAAGGATGCTGGAGGCCTCGCGGACATGGAAGCTCGGATTTTGA